In a single window of the Synergistaceae bacterium genome:
- a CDS encoding TRAP transporter small permease, with the protein MFKWLDEHFEECLMVIFLILIACVMMLQVIVRKIPFLPSLTWAEEFSRFMWIMSVFISLPYTVRKANMLRVNVVIDLLPEKVRKVINLCVDVIVGVCMALLAYHCIECLKWAKGEMLEGAKAETSPAMNWPMWWLYAVGLFGFCLATLRSVQMFFIHLSKFNERELTTLEQTQLDAKAELEAAAKSEGAK; encoded by the coding sequence ATGTTCAAATGGCTTGATGAGCATTTTGAAGAGTGCTTAATGGTCATATTTCTGATACTGATTGCATGTGTCATGATGCTTCAGGTTATCGTCAGAAAGATTCCGTTTCTGCCGTCGCTTACGTGGGCTGAGGAGTTCTCGCGCTTCATGTGGATAATGAGCGTATTTATCTCCCTTCCCTACACAGTCAGAAAAGCAAACATGCTCCGCGTCAATGTCGTGATTGACCTTCTCCCCGAAAAAGTCCGCAAGGTCATAAATTTATGCGTTGATGTAATCGTAGGCGTGTGCATGGCTCTTCTTGCGTATCACTGCATAGAGTGCCTCAAATGGGCTAAGGGTGAAATGCTTGAAGGCGCGAAAGCTGAGACTTCCCCGGCTATGAACTGGCCTATGTGGTGGCTGTACGCGGTAGGGCTTTTCGGGTTCTGCCTGGCGACTCTCAGATCGGTTCAGATGTTCTTTATCCATCTCAGCAAGTTTAACGAGAGGGAGCTTACGACTCTTGAGCAGACACAGCTTGACGCAAAGGCCGAACTTGAAGCGGCTGCAAAGTCAGAGGGGGCGAAGTAA
- a CDS encoding TRAP transporter large permease codes for MAALLVFVVFLVAIVLSIPIGVSMILGSVAPILMMARGGVIPQIVDNTLSGANSTPILAVPLFILGGVIMAEGGISKKLFNFFSYFVGRFTGGVPCAVVLTCLFYGAISGSGPATTAAVGAMCIPFMVDLGYNKTWAAGLIAVAGGLGVIIPPSIPFVLYSLATGVSTGKLFLGGVFPGILIGLFLMAYAVFYCATNKDNKAEINEKTQKRLDEISANGFMPLLKDSFWALMCPLIILGGIYSGFFTPTEAAVVSVFYAIIVCLFIERTISFSALPAFLTSSVKTYGGLAFILAFATAFGRVLSLTHATSAVQDFILTNFHSSTSVLTICTIIFLILGMIMDTGPAIIILAPVLLPAVKMLGVDEVHFGVVLVCCLSIGLATPPFGLDLFVAGNISQDQPMDVAKRAFPFIVAFLLSLALIVYIPEISTWLAY; via the coding sequence ATGGCGGCGTTACTCGTATTCGTAGTATTTCTCGTAGCAATAGTACTCTCGATACCTATCGGGGTAAGTATGATTCTCGGCTCAGTCGCTCCCATTCTCATGATGGCACGCGGCGGAGTCATTCCTCAGATTGTCGACAACACATTATCCGGCGCAAACTCAACACCGATTCTTGCGGTTCCCCTGTTCATTCTCGGCGGCGTTATCATGGCCGAGGGCGGAATCTCAAAGAAGCTCTTTAACTTCTTCTCGTATTTTGTCGGAAGATTCACGGGCGGCGTACCCTGCGCGGTAGTTTTGACGTGTTTGTTCTACGGTGCTATTTCAGGTTCAGGCCCTGCAACAACGGCGGCAGTTGGTGCAATGTGCATTCCGTTCATGGTAGATCTTGGCTACAACAAGACATGGGCGGCGGGATTAATCGCGGTTGCGGGCGGGCTCGGAGTCATCATTCCGCCGTCGATCCCTTTCGTCCTTTACTCACTGGCTACGGGCGTTTCAACCGGAAAATTATTCTTGGGCGGTGTATTTCCCGGAATATTAATCGGATTGTTCCTCATGGCCTATGCTGTTTTCTACTGCGCTACGAACAAAGACAACAAAGCGGAGATTAACGAGAAGACACAGAAAAGGCTTGACGAAATCAGCGCAAACGGATTCATGCCCCTGCTGAAGGATTCTTTCTGGGCGTTAATGTGTCCGTTAATCATTCTCGGCGGTATTTATTCGGGATTCTTCACACCGACGGAAGCGGCTGTCGTCTCGGTCTTCTACGCGATTATTGTATGTCTCTTCATTGAGCGGACAATCAGCTTCTCGGCTCTTCCTGCGTTTCTCACAAGCTCGGTGAAAACTTACGGCGGACTCGCATTCATTCTCGCATTCGCAACGGCATTCGGGCGCGTTCTGTCGCTCACACATGCAACATCAGCGGTGCAGGATTTCATTCTCACAAACTTCCACAGCTCGACATCAGTACTCACGATATGCACAATAATCTTCTTGATTCTCGGCATGATTATGGACACAGGCCCGGCGATTATCATTCTCGCACCCGTCCTGCTTCCTGCTGTGAAAATGCTCGGAGTTGATGAGGTACATTTCGGCGTTGTCCTTGTGTGCTGCTTGTCGATAGGGCTTGCGACTCCTCCGTTCGGACTCGATTTGTTTGTGGCCGGAAATATCTCTCAGGATCAGCCGATGGATGTCGCAAAGAGGGCTTTCCCGTTTATCGTGGCATTCTTGCTTTCATTGGCGCTGATTGTCTACATTCCTGAGATAAGCACGTGGCTTGCATATTAG
- a CDS encoding transporter substrate-binding domain-containing protein codes for MKKLLLAFLIAGIFAGSAFGVGMRMGALTQQNMSAEEFAEFIKSQERNFFGWKIMNTNHRLDDTFTYFDSLTSMIMALHSGKIDEAALPEPVAEYVRTTDAGVEISCALHSRTTHLALGFRSDDGGQRLCDMVNSALEAMKSDRRLSILTSKYLRRSGTTLPAAESFASFPGAETVKVAVTGDLPPLDMIAPDGRPIGYNTAVLSEIGRRMGVNIELVNIDSGARTSALMSGRVDAVFWYQVWEGVEKQPDAPAGVLLSEPYYEWDTLLHLRHYVRD; via the coding sequence ATGAAGAAGTTACTGCTTGCGTTTTTGATTGCGGGAATTTTCGCGGGTTCTGCGTTCGGCGTTGGCATGAGAATGGGAGCTTTGACACAGCAGAATATGAGCGCGGAAGAGTTCGCAGAGTTCATAAAATCCCAGGAGAGAAATTTTTTCGGCTGGAAGATTATGAACACGAATCACAGACTCGATGACACATTCACATATTTTGACTCCCTAACGTCTATGATTATGGCTCTTCATTCCGGGAAAATTGACGAGGCCGCCCTCCCTGAGCCTGTCGCCGAATATGTCAGGACAACGGACGCTGGAGTCGAAATTTCCTGCGCGCTTCATTCGAGAACGACTCACCTTGCGTTAGGCTTCAGGAGCGATGACGGCGGGCAGAGGCTCTGCGACATGGTAAACAGTGCTTTAGAGGCCATGAAGTCAGACCGCAGACTCAGCATACTCACGTCAAAATATCTTCGCCGCTCAGGCACAACACTCCCGGCGGCTGAGTCGTTCGCGAGTTTTCCCGGAGCTGAAACGGTGAAAGTTGCTGTTACGGGAGATTTGCCCCCGCTCGACATGATTGCGCCTGACGGAAGGCCGATAGGGTATAACACCGCTGTATTGTCGGAAATCGGCAGGAGAATGGGAGTCAACATTGAGCTTGTGAACATTGACTCAGGAGCGAGAACAAGCGCGTTAATGTCCGGGAGAGTCGATGCTGTTTTCTGGTATCAGGTCTGGGAAGGAGTCGAGAAACAGCCCGACGCGCCCGCAGGAGTCCTTCTCTCTGAGCCTTATTACGAGTGGGATACGCTCCTTCACTTGAGGCACTATGTGAGGGACTAA
- a CDS encoding NAD(P)-dependent oxidoreductase produces MKNIAFIGAGRMGKPMIRNLIKLGFSVDVYARSIMKVYDIISSGAKYHSSVYDCAKDSDVAITMLGVPKDVEEVYFSSGGLLDSMKKDTYLIDMTTASPSLAKMIHDEAEKRGLHFLDAPVTGGVSGAKNASLSIMAGGDEEDYNACLPLFRAMGTNINYMGGPGMGQHTKLANQIIVAGTIAGVCEAMTYARAEGLDMPKFLRAVSTGGASSKQLEGAGPKILDRDFTPGFSVKHFVKDLLLAVDEAGKENLNLDVLLTVMSHYKQLDDDGFGENGTQVLIKYYGG; encoded by the coding sequence ATGAAGAATATTGCCTTTATCGGTGCCGGGAGAATGGGAAAGCCTATGATCCGCAACCTAATCAAGCTGGGCTTCTCTGTTGACGTTTACGCCCGCTCAATCATGAAGGTTTACGACATAATCAGCAGCGGCGCAAAATATCACAGCTCTGTTTACGACTGTGCGAAAGATTCTGACGTGGCAATAACTATGCTGGGAGTCCCGAAAGATGTCGAGGAAGTATATTTTTCCTCCGGCGGATTACTCGACAGCATGAAGAAAGATACATACCTAATCGACATGACAACGGCGAGTCCCTCGCTGGCGAAAATGATTCATGACGAGGCCGAAAAAAGGGGGCTTCACTTTCTTGACGCTCCTGTTACGGGAGGCGTGAGCGGCGCAAAGAACGCTTCACTCTCGATAATGGCCGGGGGCGATGAGGAAGACTACAACGCCTGCCTGCCTCTTTTCCGGGCAATGGGTACGAACATAAACTACATGGGCGGGCCGGGAATGGGTCAGCACACAAAGTTAGCGAATCAAATAATCGTTGCCGGGACAATCGCGGGAGTGTGCGAGGCTATGACATATGCCCGTGCGGAAGGACTCGACATGCCGAAATTCCTGCGGGCAGTCTCAACGGGCGGGGCAAGCTCGAAACAGTTGGAGGGAGCCGGGCCGAAAATATTAGACCGCGATTTTACGCCGGGTTTCTCGGTAAAACATTTCGTGAAAGATTTGCTTCTTGCGGTTGACGAGGCCGGAAAAGAGAATCTGAATCTTGATGTCCTTCTTACTGTAATGAGCCACTACAAACAGCTTGATGATGACGGATTCGGCGAGAACGGGACTCAGGTGCTAATCAAATATTACGGAGGCTAA
- a CDS encoding D-alanine--D-alanine ligase — protein MKRVAVLCGGDSREREVSLRSGKAVADALNEAGFYADMIDLLRLEEADRVKGYDGAFIAMHGDWGEDGRLQARLSEMGIPYTGSDPHACALAMDKWEAQKIFASAGIPVPKSVFLPKNYDDVVREIGRNIVVKPCAGGSTVGVSIIPELTPQNLNDAVSLARESYAGEVIAEEYIPGHEITCAVWENNGVTEALPVIEIKPHEGYYDYANKYTKGATEYICPAEIDDETAKRIGDYAVKAHNALGCRAYSRADFRLSPEGEAYILEVNTAPGMTATSLVPKAAKARGISMAEFVKAIMNMAKI, from the coding sequence ATGAAACGTGTTGCGGTTTTGTGCGGAGGAGACAGCCGGGAGCGTGAAGTCTCTTTGCGGAGCGGGAAAGCTGTTGCTGACGCTCTGAATGAGGCGGGATTCTACGCGGACATGATCGACCTTCTGAGGCTTGAAGAGGCTGACAGGGTGAAGGGTTACGACGGGGCATTTATCGCCATGCACGGCGACTGGGGCGAGGACGGGCGGTTACAGGCGAGACTCTCGGAGATGGGAATACCGTATACAGGCTCAGACCCTCACGCTTGTGCGCTGGCTATGGACAAATGGGAGGCTCAGAAAATTTTTGCGAGTGCTGGAATCCCCGTCCCGAAATCTGTATTTCTCCCGAAAAATTATGATGACGTTGTGCGGGAAATTGGCCGGAATATTGTCGTAAAGCCCTGCGCGGGAGGCTCAACGGTCGGAGTCTCAATCATTCCCGAACTGACTCCGCAGAATCTCAATGACGCTGTGAGTCTCGCCCGTGAAAGTTACGCCGGGGAAGTCATAGCTGAGGAATATATCCCCGGCCATGAGATAACGTGCGCTGTTTGGGAGAACAACGGAGTAACAGAAGCATTGCCCGTGATAGAGATTAAGCCGCATGAAGGCTACTACGATTACGCGAACAAATACACGAAAGGAGCGACAGAATATATTTGTCCCGCTGAAATTGACGATGAGACCGCGAAACGAATCGGCGATTACGCGGTGAAGGCTCATAACGCGCTGGGCTGTCGTGCATACAGCCGGGCGGATTTCAGATTGTCGCCTGAAGGTGAAGCATATATACTTGAGGTGAACACAGCCCCCGGAATGACAGCAACAAGCCTCGTACCCAAAGCGGCAAAAGCAAGAGGCATAAGCATGGCCGAATTTGTGAAAGCAATAATGAACATGGCCAAAATTTAG
- a CDS encoding 2-hydroxycarboxylate transporter family protein encodes MEEYRGFKIFALPPKYFALFAVVVLLAAMLGVLPAGMAGCFAFMIVCGAILQEIGDNLPIVNTFLGGGPVVIIFGMGFLRYMNFFGVFDVISGLIGKTGFTKILMTNIDTFFKPAGAFLDFYIAALITGSILGMNRKLLVKAAARYFPAIFGAIALSFGLVALAGHFSGFGVVKAVLLIALPIMGGGMGAGAVPLSKIFESSGTMTAEEAISIMNPAVAIGNATSIVLAGILVKVLAGKFFNGQGSLMKTGANDDPAEYEISPEMQAKRDKVTVTNLGIGLLVATTFFAWGYIVAGIWIKLVPAVNIHAYAWMIITVALCKVFNVLPEFIEVCCYQWFQFVMKNLTSMLMVGIGLCYLSLDVVISSFSMMYLLMCFLACIGAFVGAGLIGAMVGFYPVEAGITAGLCMSNMGGTGDVAVLSAAHRMELMPFAQISSRLGGAIILIIGSLMLSTLGSML; translated from the coding sequence ATGGAAGAATACAGAGGCTTCAAGATTTTCGCGCTCCCTCCGAAATATTTTGCGCTGTTCGCGGTTGTCGTATTGCTGGCGGCAATGTTGGGAGTCCTTCCGGCGGGCATGGCCGGATGTTTCGCGTTCATGATTGTCTGCGGGGCTATCCTGCAGGAAATCGGCGACAATCTACCAATCGTAAATACATTCTTGGGCGGCGGCCCTGTCGTGATAATTTTCGGCATGGGATTCCTGCGCTACATGAACTTTTTCGGCGTGTTCGATGTAATTTCCGGCTTAATCGGTAAGACTGGCTTCACAAAAATTTTGATGACGAACATTGATACGTTCTTCAAGCCTGCCGGGGCATTTCTCGATTTCTACATAGCGGCGTTAATCACAGGCTCAATTCTCGGAATGAACCGCAAACTTCTCGTGAAAGCGGCGGCGCGTTACTTCCCGGCAATTTTCGGAGCTATTGCGTTATCGTTCGGGCTTGTGGCACTTGCAGGACATTTCAGCGGATTCGGCGTTGTGAAAGCTGTCCTCCTTATCGCGCTTCCCATAATGGGCGGCGGAATGGGAGCAGGAGCAGTACCCCTCAGCAAAATTTTTGAGTCTTCCGGCACAATGACCGCTGAAGAGGCTATCTCAATCATGAATCCTGCTGTCGCTATCGGAAATGCTACATCAATCGTTCTTGCGGGAATCCTCGTGAAAGTCCTCGCGGGAAAATTCTTCAACGGACAAGGCTCACTCATGAAGACCGGCGCGAATGATGACCCGGCAGAATACGAAATTTCACCCGAAATGCAAGCCAAGCGCGACAAAGTTACAGTAACGAATCTCGGAATCGGTCTCCTTGTCGCAACAACATTCTTTGCATGGGGCTACATTGTTGCGGGAATATGGATTAAGTTAGTACCTGCGGTGAATATTCATGCTTACGCGTGGATGATTATCACGGTCGCTCTGTGCAAAGTCTTCAACGTACTTCCCGAATTTATAGAGGTATGCTGCTATCAGTGGTTCCAGTTCGTAATGAAGAATCTCACGTCAATGCTTATGGTTGGAATCGGACTGTGCTACTTGAGTCTTGACGTGGTAATCAGCAGCTTCAGCATGATGTATTTATTGATGTGCTTCCTTGCGTGCATAGGGGCGTTTGTCGGAGCGGGTCTCATTGGCGCGATGGTCGGCTTCTATCCTGTCGAGGCGGGAATCACTGCGGGGCTTTGCATGTCGAACATGGGCGGAACGGGTGATGTTGCTGTGTTGTCGGCGGCTCACCGCATGGAGCTAATGCCGTTCGCGCAGATCTCCTCACGTCTTGGAGGCGCAATAATCCTCATCATTGGCTCGTTAATGCTTTCGACTCTTGGCAGCATGTTATAG
- a CDS encoding NAD-dependent malic enzyme: MDYAAESLRLHEQWKGKIEVIATVPVKTKEDLSLAYTPGVAEPCLAIQKDVNKSYDLTRRHNLCLVVTDGSAVLGLGDIGPEAGMPVMEGKCVLFKSFGGVDAFPLCVKTKDVDEFVETVYNISGSFGGINLEDIAAPRCFEIERKLKEKCDIPIFHDDQHGTAVITLAGLINALKVVGKDIGKIKVAVNGAGAAAIAITKLLISAGLKNVTLCDRTGIVYKGREKGMNWIKSEMAEITNPEGLKGSLSDAMKGADVFIGVSAPNSVTQDMVRSMAKDPIIFACANPTPEIFPDDAKAAGAAVISTGRSDFPNQINNVLAFPGIFRGTFDVRASDINEAMKVAASHALADLVEPEKLGPDYIIPAAFDPRVGPAVSKAVAEAARKSGVARL; this comes from the coding sequence ATGGACTACGCAGCAGAATCACTCAGGCTTCACGAGCAGTGGAAGGGAAAAATTGAGGTCATCGCCACAGTTCCCGTCAAGACAAAAGAAGATCTTTCCCTTGCCTACACGCCGGGCGTTGCTGAACCCTGCCTCGCGATTCAGAAAGACGTAAACAAGAGCTACGATTTGACACGCCGTCATAATCTCTGCCTTGTCGTAACGGACGGAAGCGCAGTACTCGGACTCGGCGACATCGGCCCGGAAGCAGGTATGCCCGTCATGGAGGGAAAATGCGTTCTCTTCAAGTCGTTCGGAGGCGTTGACGCTTTCCCCCTGTGCGTGAAAACGAAAGACGTTGACGAGTTTGTCGAGACCGTCTACAACATTTCAGGCTCATTCGGCGGGATTAATCTTGAGGACATAGCCGCGCCCCGGTGCTTTGAGATTGAGCGAAAGTTGAAGGAGAAGTGCGACATTCCGATTTTCCACGACGACCAGCACGGGACAGCCGTTATCACTCTCGCGGGACTCATCAACGCGCTTAAAGTTGTGGGAAAAGACATCGGCAAAATCAAAGTAGCCGTAAACGGAGCAGGAGCCGCCGCAATCGCAATCACAAAATTACTCATCTCAGCAGGACTCAAGAACGTAACACTTTGCGACCGTACAGGAATCGTCTACAAGGGACGCGAGAAGGGCATGAACTGGATAAAGTCCGAGATGGCCGAAATCACTAACCCTGAAGGACTCAAAGGCTCACTCTCTGACGCAATGAAGGGCGCGGATGTCTTCATCGGTGTGTCAGCACCCAACAGCGTAACTCAAGACATGGTGCGCTCAATGGCAAAAGACCCGATAATCTTCGCATGTGCCAACCCGACTCCCGAAATTTTCCCCGACGACGCAAAAGCAGCAGGGGCGGCGGTAATCTCAACAGGAAGAAGCGACTTCCCGAATCAGATTAACAACGTTCTTGCATTCCCCGGAATTTTCAGAGGAACATTTGACGTAAGAGCCAGCGACATCAACGAGGCCATGAAGGTTGCGGCTTCACACGCTCTTGCGGATCTTGTCGAACCCGAAAAGCTCGGCCCGGATTACATCATTCCGGCGGCGTTCGATCCGAGAGTCGGCCCGGCAGTGTCAAAAGCTGTTGCAGAGGCCGCGAGAAAATCAGGTGTAGCGAGGTTATAG
- a CDS encoding AEC family transporter translates to MSESFLAALRVVCPMIILMVIGWLCRVKGVISRPAMKEYDRLIFRIFMPLLLFKNIYEMDFSGGFALKEMMFTGICLLILFAFCLRFPSRLTADPRKSSVIGQAVVRGNYIIFGVVVSEALYGEGNIGMVIMMSMLVVPMVNIFSAVLLEAGRSGKSSPAKLFLAVLKNPMIIGAIFAFAFKGLGITIPAILWSVIRSIANSTTTISFISLGVGLDMADAVADRRLLAWGVIMRMIVLPGIVIPLAVLTGFRGQSLCAMMVTFAAPSAVASYPMAVAMGADGQLAGQLVCATTILSVLTIFLWTFAFKSMGMM, encoded by the coding sequence ATGAGTGAGAGTTTTCTTGCGGCGTTAAGGGTAGTATGCCCGATGATTATATTGATGGTAATCGGCTGGCTTTGCCGGGTAAAAGGAGTAATCTCGCGCCCGGCCATGAAAGAATATGACAGGCTGATATTCCGTATCTTTATGCCGTTATTGCTGTTCAAGAATATATACGAGATGGATTTCTCCGGGGGCTTTGCGTTGAAGGAGATGATGTTCACGGGGATATGCCTGCTGATTCTGTTTGCGTTCTGCCTCCGCTTTCCGTCAAGACTCACGGCTGACCCTCGGAAGTCTTCCGTAATAGGGCAGGCGGTCGTGAGGGGGAACTATATCATATTCGGCGTGGTAGTCTCAGAGGCTCTATACGGCGAGGGCAATATAGGCATGGTAATAATGATGAGCATGTTAGTTGTGCCGATGGTAAATATATTCTCGGCGGTGCTTCTTGAGGCTGGGCGGTCAGGAAAATCGAGTCCGGCAAAATTATTCCTGGCTGTGCTGAAGAATCCCATGATAATCGGGGCGATATTCGCGTTTGCCTTCAAGGGGCTTGGCATAACGATACCAGCAATATTATGGTCAGTGATACGGAGCATAGCGAACTCAACAACGACAATCAGCTTCATATCGCTGGGAGTCGGTCTCGACATGGCGGACGCTGTTGCGGACAGGAGGCTTCTTGCGTGGGGTGTAATAATGCGGATGATAGTGCTTCCGGGAATCGTGATACCTCTGGCGGTGCTTACGGGGTTCAGGGGCCAGAGCCTCTGCGCGATGATGGTAACATTCGCGGCACCCTCTGCGGTTGCGTCATACCCTATGGCGGTTGCGATGGGTGCTGACGGTCAGTTAGCGGGTCAGTTAGTTTGTGCGACAACAATACTTTCTGTGCTGACTATATTTCTGTGGACGTTCGCGTTCAAGAGCATGGGAATGATGTGA
- a CDS encoding TRAP transporter substrate-binding protein, which yields MRKFIVALMLVLALGSCAFGASEFDETWLVTADTTAKGAAGQVFAQLIQAKVKAANCGLVIDYFPNGELGGDADLLRQAQKGYIAITVCQTAPIVSFIPEMAVFDLPMVFARYDGDTIDKVLNGDSEFHRKMSAAYEKAGLHLLGFMQNATYRLATANKDLETLTDFAKLQIRTMENKNHMDFWTAIGAEPTPLAWGELYFSLQSGTVNAQENAADTCVGAHFEEVQKFLACTNHILYCNQICINDKIYKALKPEHKAVLDKAVAEALQEMRPKLEEIDKSNKAILVKGGMKLIEYDNSFFSDVLAIQGVRDLYKRIDNATNGLATVLEKSLEEVAEASKPKPATAIDNAQKAPAPAPAETPAPAPAE from the coding sequence ATGAGAAAATTTATCGTTGCCCTTATGTTAGTTCTTGCGCTCGGCTCATGCGCTTTCGGAGCGTCAGAATTTGATGAAACGTGGCTTGTTACCGCCGACACTACAGCGAAAGGCGCGGCAGGCCAGGTATTTGCACAGCTCATTCAAGCGAAAGTGAAGGCTGCGAACTGCGGACTCGTCATTGACTATTTCCCGAACGGCGAATTAGGCGGGGACGCTGATTTGCTCCGTCAGGCTCAGAAGGGGTATATCGCTATCACAGTATGCCAGACAGCCCCGATAGTGTCATTCATTCCTGAGATGGCAGTTTTTGACTTGCCGATGGTATTTGCGAGATATGACGGCGATACGATCGACAAAGTTTTGAACGGCGACTCAGAGTTCCACCGCAAAATGTCAGCGGCTTACGAAAAAGCCGGGCTTCACCTTCTCGGCTTCATGCAGAACGCAACATACAGACTCGCGACGGCCAATAAAGATTTGGAGACATTGACGGATTTCGCAAAACTTCAGATTCGTACGATGGAGAACAAGAATCACATGGACTTCTGGACGGCAATCGGCGCGGAGCCTACACCGTTAGCATGGGGCGAGCTTTACTTCTCACTTCAGAGCGGTACTGTTAATGCTCAGGAGAACGCCGCAGACACATGCGTGGGCGCGCACTTTGAGGAAGTACAGAAATTCCTAGCCTGCACGAATCACATTCTCTACTGCAATCAGATCTGCATCAACGACAAAATCTATAAGGCACTCAAGCCCGAACATAAAGCAGTCCTCGACAAGGCAGTAGCTGAAGCATTGCAGGAAATGCGCCCGAAACTTGAGGAGATCGACAAGAGCAACAAGGCAATCCTCGTAAAAGGCGGAATGAAGCTGATTGAGTACGATAATTCATTCTTCAGCGATGTGTTAGCGATTCAGGGAGTGAGAGACCTCTACAAGAGAATCGACAACGCAACGAACGGACTCGCTACTGTTCTTGAGAAGAGCCTCGAAGAAGTCGCAGAAGCCTCAAAGCCAAAGCCCGCAACAGCAATCGACAACGCGCAGAAAGCCCCGGCACCTGCTCCGGCGGAAACCCCTGCGCCCGCTCCGGCGGAATAA
- a CDS encoding hydroxymethylglutaryl-CoA lyase has protein sequence MNLPEKVTICEVGLRDGVQNEKVYPNTEQKLEILRGFIDAGYKVIEVGSFMHPKRVPQMADTDEIFKRIGEIPADVELRALIPNTRGVQRAIDCGCKKVKLNVSASRMHNLKNLNRTPEESVAGFADCVKMANENHIAISGSISMPYASPWEGRTPVEDVDAIIEAYLKVGIDEISLSDASGQAVPNQVYDLCKHVREKYPQASWWLHFHNTRGAAMANILAAMQAGMTRFDASFGGLGGCPFVPGAAGNISSEDVINMLDEMGIATGVDVLKVMEMSRKIREIVGHDLDSYVLRAGRSKDLIASQSE, from the coding sequence ATGAATTTACCCGAAAAAGTAACAATATGTGAAGTCGGTCTGCGCGACGGCGTACAGAATGAGAAAGTTTACCCGAACACAGAGCAGAAGCTCGAAATCCTGCGGGGCTTCATTGACGCGGGATATAAGGTTATCGAGGTAGGCTCATTCATGCACCCGAAAAGAGTCCCTCAGATGGCCGACACTGACGAGATATTCAAGCGTATAGGCGAGATTCCTGCAGATGTTGAACTGCGCGCCCTCATTCCCAACACACGCGGAGTACAGCGGGCTATAGATTGCGGCTGCAAGAAAGTGAAGCTCAATGTTTCCGCAAGCCGTATGCACAATCTCAAGAACCTTAACCGCACCCCGGAGGAAAGCGTTGCGGGTTTTGCTGACTGCGTGAAGATGGCCAACGAGAATCACATAGCTATATCCGGCTCAATCTCAATGCCGTATGCGTCCCCGTGGGAAGGCAGGACTCCCGTTGAAGACGTTGACGCGATAATAGAAGCCTATCTGAAGGTCGGAATTGACGAAATTTCGCTGTCTGACGCTTCAGGGCAGGCAGTCCCGAATCAGGTCTACGATCTCTGCAAGCACGTACGGGAAAAATATCCGCAGGCTTCATGGTGGCTTCACTTCCACAACACGAGAGGCGCGGCAATGGCGAATATTCTTGCGGCAATGCAGGCGGGAATGACTCGCTTTGATGCTTCATTCGGCGGACTCGGCGGATGTCCTTTCGTCCCCGGCGCGGCTGGCAATATCTCATCAGAGGACGTAATCAATATGCTTGATGAGATGGGAATTGCTACGGGCGTTGATGTGCTTAAAGTAATGGAAATGTCCCGGAAGATTCGCGAGATTGTCGGCCATGATTTAGACAGCTACGTGCTGAGGGCAGGACGGTCAAAGGATTTAATCGCGTCTCAGTCGGAGTAA